One Mycobacterium marseillense DNA window includes the following coding sequences:
- a CDS encoding trypsin-like peptidase domain-containing protein yields the protein MSGQVQLHAEAFRSVLIEMVYCLKGPGTDTEAGQDCKTMAFGSAFIYRLDGQDRLITARHNVTGRHWQTNDFMGGYSIEPTHLRVMFFKDPPEKWAVSASEDNPRVGNIQIVLRQYLVPLIGPDWKPIWNQHQALGGDMDVVEVPFNPPTDAVTMSWERPGPRTGPDEAPWPEQLFPGEDVYIVGYPYRLTSGPTFPLWIRGTVASNPIFGYHDGNKTYPLWLIDARTRKGQSGAPVMRHRAPGTIVFRNDGKPGRTQFPDSELLGVYSGRTSDESDLGFVWPMDQVDEICRNGTLGTIDV from the coding sequence ATGAGCGGACAGGTACAGCTACACGCCGAGGCGTTTCGGTCAGTCCTAATCGAGATGGTGTATTGCCTCAAAGGGCCCGGCACAGATACTGAGGCCGGGCAGGACTGCAAGACGATGGCCTTCGGGAGCGCCTTCATCTACCGCCTCGACGGCCAAGACCGCCTGATCACCGCGCGACATAATGTGACCGGAAGACATTGGCAAACCAACGATTTCATGGGCGGCTACAGCATCGAGCCGACACACCTCCGAGTCATGTTCTTCAAAGACCCACCGGAGAAGTGGGCGGTATCGGCCTCCGAAGACAACCCTAGGGTGGGCAATATCCAGATAGTCCTCCGCCAATATCTGGTGCCGCTGATCGGTCCGGACTGGAAGCCGATCTGGAACCAGCACCAGGCGCTTGGTGGCGATATGGACGTAGTGGAGGTGCCGTTCAACCCCCCAACTGATGCGGTAACCATGAGCTGGGAAAGACCAGGTCCCCGAACAGGTCCCGACGAAGCTCCATGGCCGGAACAGCTGTTTCCAGGCGAAGACGTGTACATCGTCGGCTACCCGTACCGACTCACCTCCGGCCCGACCTTCCCGCTCTGGATCCGTGGAACGGTCGCATCCAACCCCATATTCGGCTACCACGACGGCAATAAGACATATCCCCTCTGGCTCATCGACGCCCGCACCCGCAAGGGGCAATCAGGCGCCCCAGTTATGCGCCATCGGGCGCCCGGGACCATCGTCTTCAGAAACGATGGGAAGCCAGGCAGAACGCAATTCCCGGACTCAGAACTACTCGGGGTCTATTCCGGCCGTACCAGCGACGAATCCGACCTAGGATTCGTCTGGCCCATGGACCAGGTCGACGAGATCTGCCGCAACGGGACACTCGGCACCATCGATGTGTAA